The DNA segment ATGGCCGCGAGCGGGCTTTCGGAGCCGCCCCGCGCCCGGGCAATGACCTTGTTCCAGCGGGCATCATCACCGTTTCTGAAATCAGGGAACATCCGGTCAAGGGAGGCGCGAACCGCCTCGATCAATTTATCGGCCAGGGAGAGTTCAAGCCGTTCATTGCCGCCGCCCTGAAAGACCTTGGCGCTGTCGATGATCTCCTTGATCAGACTGGTCAAACGCTGGCTGGACTCCGCCAGCCGGGTCTGCATGGCCTCCCGGGCCTCTATTCCTTCCCTGGTGGTGGGCACCCCCTTGAAATGCAGGGTGCCTTCCGCACCATCCTGTTCGGCAATCCGTTTCTTTATGGCCTCGGCCTGGGTCCTGGGGATAAATATATTGATGACCGGGCTGTCCGGGCCTGCTGCACGGGCATCGGCAAGAACGTTCTTTTCATCCTCGCCCCATTCGTCCCGTATCCAGACTGGAATGTCCTGCTTGTTTTCCGCCGGGGCATCAGGGCCAAAATGGAGCAGAAGCTTTCTCTGTACCTTGCATTTGCCGTGCAGGGGCTTGATTGCAGACAGTTCCTGCTGGCAGGCGGCCGCCAGCATCTGGCCGCGTTTGCTGGCCATTCGGGCGGTATCGTTTAAGAGCTTTGTCTCCCGGCCGCGGAACTCCTGTTCCCACTCACTGGACTCCTTGGTCTGCAGACTGTACTCATCTTCCAGCCTCATGAGGGCGCCCTGGGTGACTAACTCGTCAAGCAGGCCGGGGATGAGACTGCGCAGGTGAGCGCCGTCCCTGGTGAGGTTTTCCACCAGCAGATCGGCAAGCATTTCCGGGGTGGCCCGTACTCCGATATCCACCGCCGCCTCACGCGGCAGCTTCCTGATCACAAAGACCAAGGCGCAGAGCCGTGATTTCAACCGGCCGTTTTCAGTGGTGTCATCCTGTTGGCGGATAATTTCATCGATCTCCCGGAGCAGCACACCGCTCTGCAGCAGGTTGGGGGAAATTTCATCAAACAGAAAGTCAGCCGCCACCACGGTGCCCAGCGGCGCGTCCGCTGTTTTCCTGATGGCATCGTAGACTATGCGGAGCTGGGTGCGAAGCTGCCCGGCGGTGCCGGCCTTGTCCACCGCCCGCAGGGTGTTTTCCCAGAAGCGCCGGCGGACCGGCAGCAGGGGATAGTCCTCCACCAGGATGGCCCTGTCTTCGGAACGGGGGCCGATTTTTGACTCCTTGAGCTGGCGGTCTATCTCACCGGCATTGCTGTCCAGGCATTTTTTCACATCGTTGATGCGGTCCGCACGCTTGGCAAGCACGACACGGCGGATCACGGTTTCCACATCATGGTCGGAGAGTTCGATATTGACCGTGAACCGGCCCTGCAATCTCTGTAAGGCAGGAGTGCCGGAAAGAGCTGTCTGCCCTGTTCCAACAAAAAGAAGATTGGCGCCGAATCGCTTGCTGCAGGCCTCCACCACCTCCTGAACAATATAGGAACGGTTCGTATCGTCCCCTATATACTGCTGGATCTCGTCAAGAATGATGACGCTGCAGGGGAGTTTGCCGTCTGGAGCCAGGGCGTCCTGCATGGCCTGGACAAACTCTTCCGTGCTGATATCCTTCGGTTTTGGAAACTGGGCGCGGAGGGCGCCCTTGGCCTCTTTTTCATCCGCAGCGAAATTGGAATCAGCGGAAAGCAGGGCCTTGGCAATGACCGGGCTGACATAGAGATCATTCAGCTCCTTGCGGAAATCGCGGCCTGCCGCCTCGACCTCGGCGTAGACCTGGTCATAGAGACCGTTTTTCCTGAGCCAGATGCAGAAACGGGCCTGGGGATAGCTTTCCGGCAGGCCGGCAGAGCGAAATACAATACCAAGGAGCGACAAACGGACCGAGTCACCCGCCCCTGCTCCAAGGGTGCCGGATGCGGCATGCAGACCGTTATAACGTTTACCAAGGGTAGATATTTCAGTGAGATGGTCCTTCACTTCCTCGGGAAGGCGGGCAAGACCCCGCGCCGTGGCCCCATCTTCC comes from the Desulfobacterales bacterium genome and includes:
- the brxC gene encoding BREX system P-loop protein BrxC, translated to MKNRDIYQRDPDKITLLNNGVVAMTDVLTREERRTLRFELEHFVCEGEYKRGLARILDTYVSNTGQPEQPAAWISGFFGSGKSHLAKMLHHLWIDYTFPEDGATARGLARLPEEVKDHLTEISTLGKRYNGLHAASGTLGAGAGDSVRLSLLGIVFRSAGLPESYPQARFCIWLRKNGLYDQVYAEVEAAGRDFRKELNDLYVSPVIAKALLSADSNFAADEKEAKGALRAQFPKPKDISTEEFVQAMQDALAPDGKLPCSVIILDEIQQYIGDDTNRSYIVQEVVEACSKRFGANLLFVGTGQTALSGTPALQRLQGRFTVNIELSDHDVETVIRRVVLAKRADRINDVKKCLDSNAGEIDRQLKESKIGPRSEDRAILVEDYPLLPVRRRFWENTLRAVDKAGTAGQLRTQLRIVYDAIRKTADAPLGTVVAADFLFDEISPNLLQSGVLLREIDEIIRQQDDTTENGRLKSRLCALVFVIRKLPREAAVDIGVRATPEMLADLLVENLTRDGAHLRSLIPGLLDELVTQGALMRLEDEYSLQTKESSEWEQEFRGRETKLLNDTARMASKRGQMLAAACQQELSAIKPLHGKCKVQRKLLLHFGPDAPAENKQDIPVWIRDEWGEDEKNVLADARAAGPDSPVINIFIPRTQAEAIKKRIAEQDGAEGTLHFKGVPTTREGIEAREAMQTRLAESSQRLTSLIKEIIDSAKVFQGGGNERLELSLADKLIEAVRASLDRMFPDFRNGDDARWNKVIARARGGSESPLAAIDFKDKVEKHPVCAAVLAHVGSGRKGKEIRACFEAAPYGWPRDAVDGALIALFATGQIVASRNSVPLKPKELDQNKIPVTDFRTETTTISARDRIRLRGLFQAAGISCKPNEEGAAAGQFLQKLMDLAGQAGGQPPLPEPPKTTLLADLQTMAGNEQLAGVLQHHDTLKQNTEDWAAAGDLAGRRLPSWRQLQELLEYASGQPFAEPIRSQSDAIATDRRLLDASNPLPDLIKSVVDGLRTALTTAESTYNTAYDQGMAALTSAESWQKLDEDQQQTILKNAGLGRIDKGAVGNADEVLASLSKINLESWATSKAALTQQFAEARCHADKLFEPKTQHISLFSDTLKTREDIEAWIEDTRSELLARIEDGPIVIT